A single Macaca mulatta isolate MMU2019108-1 chromosome 15, T2T-MMU8v2.0, whole genome shotgun sequence DNA region contains:
- the LOC114672855 gene encoding putative UPF0633 protein, which translates to MRKGRLRASDPGPSGAPGTRRHWGTSRDGHHCARRRLRRVRGSRSQTPSCRNLDPNPPVAHFPLPLERISEVPRTACLHGRDASSVWPPPERSDEVQASMLLLSPSGFREPCLLLAGAGLTEHVQPWPGGLKVLTSQGGS; encoded by the exons ATGAGGAAGGGGAGACTCAGGGCGAGCGACCCGGGTCCCAGTGGAGCCCCCGGCACACGCCGACACTGGGGCACCAGCCGCGATGGCCACCACTGTGCGCGGAGACGGCTGCGACGCGTCCGCGG ATCTCGATCCCAAACTCCCTCCTGCCGGAATCTGGACCCGAATCCACCCGTTGCCCATTTTCCGCTGCCGCTGGAGAGAATCTCTGAGGTGCCCAGGACAGCCTGCCTGCACGGAAGAGATGCCTCCTCAGTATGGCCGCCCCCAGAGAGGAGCGATGAAGTGCAGGCCTCCATGTTGCTCTTGAGCCCGAGCGGCTTTAGGGAGCCATGTTTATTACTGGCGGGCGCCGGCCTCACTGAGCATGTGCAGCCCTGGCCGGGCGGCCTCAAAGTTCTGACGTCACAGGGCGGTTCCTGA